The following are from one region of the Lytechinus pictus isolate F3 Inbred chromosome 4, Lp3.0, whole genome shotgun sequence genome:
- the LOC129259040 gene encoding smad nuclear-interacting protein 1-like: MSSKSDSRKHRSHDDYDRHRSHRPRSRSRSPKTSNREKDGKSHRSEKSSGSQRRQEREEDVWRKPERKGGNHRRADREEPIVRKIKSEPADKGYRKYEFPERKEKEKESRSRWDDDDKVENTRQGGDRRGSRQEVPQIRIKQEREHNDERRREHRRQVGDANPFQTTAHNAEENAEENAPPAPKEEPNFGLSGALTEDTNTFRGIVIKYNEPPEARKPKLRWRLYVFKGDQELPTLYIHRQSAYLLGRERLIADLPIDHPSCSKQHAAIQYRLVEYEKNDGTMSKRVRPYIIDLESANGTFLNNKQIEPKRYYEMKEKDVLKFGFSSREYVVLNDKTTEGDIEDEGEI; this comes from the exons ATGTCATCAAAGTCAGACTCAAGAAAACATCGAAGCCACGACGATTACGATAGACATCGTAGTCATAGACCAAGATCTCGCAGTAGAAGTCCGAAAACTAGTAACAGAGAAAAGGATGGTAAATCCCATCGCTCTGAAAAATCG AGTGGTTCTCAGAGAAgacaagagagagaggaagatgtcTGGAGAAAACCAGAAAGAAAAGGAGGCAACCACCGAAGAGCAGACAGAGAAGAGCCGATAGTGAGGAAAATCAAGTCTGAACCAGCTGATAAAGGCTATAGAAAATATGAGTTTCCTgagagaaaggagaaagaaaaggaatcaAGGAGTCGATGGGACGATGATGATAAGGTAGAGAACACGAGACAGGGTGGTGATAGGAGAGGTAGTAGGCAGGAAGTACCGCAGATCAGAATAAAACAAGAACGCGAGCACAATGATGAGCGGAGGAGAGAACATAGGCGGCAGGTCGGGGATGCTAATCCGTTCCAAACAACTGCTCACAATGCAGAAGAAAATGCAGAAGAAAATGCTCCTCCTGCACCAAAGGAAGAACCCAATTTTGGACTGTCGGGAGCCCTTACTGAAGACACTAATACATTCCGTGGGATAGTGATCAAATACAATGAGCCTCCGGAGGCTCGAAAGCCAAAGCTGCGATGGCGGCTTTATGTGTTTAAAGGAGACCAAGAGTTGCCCACATTGTACATCCATCGACAGAGTGCCTACCTTCTGGGTCGAGAGAGGTTGATAGCAGACCTGCCCATCGATCATCCCTCGTGTTCCAAGCAGCATGCAGCCATCCAATACAGGCTTGTCGAGTACGAGAAGAATGACGGCACGATGAGCAAGAGAGTTAGACCTTACATCATTGACCTTGAATCAGCCAATGGCACATTTCTGAACAACAAGCAGATAGAGCCAAAGAGGTACTATGAGATGAAGGAAAAAGATGTGCTCAAGTTTGGATTTAGTTCAAGGGAATATGTTGTCCTTAATGATAAAACAACCGAAGGGGACATTGAAGATGAAGGAGAAATTTGA